Proteins encoded together in one Temnothorax longispinosus isolate EJ_2023e chromosome 5, Tlon_JGU_v1, whole genome shotgun sequence window:
- the LOC139812843 gene encoding uncharacterized protein, translating to MTPMMRLLLLSALLAIQSCSTVCSASSDGGPNSPIFNLDHTALEKNLAAIFNKVAHSSATTKRSVPAYDAQVSASTTLSTVPSPLTTSTITSTTTASPSIPAIKYPAAPRATASPVFRDLPSYAPPSRALFTPPLPPEYLHPFADKPTLRGTNSDVHTGNRRPVPPPSLTPAHERIPIRPPDLPQSPSQVPERHHTRNKPASVPDSREQRPAESGEADRKNGTNDPSFVTLHYPSISRILSGSNGRKQDIPDILLKPLATKSPLLPNVPPALTTDKTTSPPSTIMPKASGSTTDPSKVAVTQPTIFNLPNTGRQDDDGYHGLRNEHGLKTDSIEIVDTERLPYPQAQPPAPTPKRPASANDEDDRLIPQVDTHPLESTWRIAWSLHVYVAAIMFTLMALYSIYKIVRFNEATNLLTQSYFLAVHLLLTTICTLRCFHLFYDAYNLGHSLPESLSRVLMYLPAPLLSTAFATLMLYLARCSEAPSLNNSILSPVTLVLSSTVHIVLCVSLHVSAHMLGYQDEARILPLICQCIYIVVCVTLGLCYMYVYRVVRLQIHMASNKAAGANHMMGADPTTVALSTAITTTIATALLFILMGFVQLYGIFGVQERPPQYPWLWWGWQFSVRLLELSVCGLLAWVASLSQYPLREKQMQQHSAHSGFALFPCGSSTSTENMDDVLYPAICSTNQAIQNYTMRTGKQVYDDSFPLNTLPEHLNISGTFERHSIRKSGTMGHFPHEGRGSLSRHGNGIQTLRNSETRGRHTPVQGLHEQAPTSGSTMLVAEDGFVRFRSLGAEEDELSDTQSMVGTHGRGSSLAGSVRYNARHPTVQHQHPHQHQHSLQQHSHPSQHQTHHQLYNNT from the exons ATGACCCCGATGATGCGGCTGCTCCTTCTATCCGCTCTACTGGCAATACAATCCTGCTCGACCGTCTGCTCGGCGAGCAGCGATGGTGGACCCAACAGCCCGATCTTCAATCTGGATCACACCGCTCTGGAGAAGAACCTGGCGGCGATCTTCAATAAGGTGGCGCATAGTTCCGCGACCACGAAGCGTAGCGTGCCGGCGTACGATGCTCAAGTGTCGGCCAGCACAACGTTGTCGACGGTACCGTCGCCGTTAACCACCAGTACGATCACCAGTACAACCACCGCCAGCCCGTCGATACCCGCTATCAAATATCCTGCGGCGCCGCGGGCCACGGCATCGCCCGTCTTTCGGGATCTGCCGTCGTACGCGCCGCCCTCCAGAGCACTCTTCACGCCACCCCTGCCGCCGGAGTACCTACACCCATTCGCCGACAAGCCCACGCTGCGAGGTACCAACTCGGACGTGCACACCGGCAACAGGAGGCCGGTACCGCCGCCGAGCTTGACGCCGGCGCACGAGCGGATACCCATCCGACCGCCGGATCTACCTCAGAGTCCTTCTCAGGTGCCGGAGAGGCATCACACGAGGAACAAACCGGCAAGCGTGCCCGACAGCAGGGAGCAGAGGCCTGCGGAGTCCGGCGAGGCCGATCGGAAGAACGGCACGAACGATCCTTCGTTCGTGACCCTTCATTACCCCAGTATTTCTAGGATCTTATCTGGCAGCAACGGCAGGAAACAGGATATTCCTGACATCCTGCTGAAGCCCCTAGCCACGAAGAGTCCGTTGCTGCCGAATGTACCTCCCGCCCTAACGACCGACAAAACCACGTCGCCGCCAAGCACCATCATGCCGAAAGCGTCCGGCAGTACCACGGATCCTTCGAAGGTCGCCGTCACGCAGCCGACGATTTTCAATCTACCGAACACTGGCCGGCAGGACGACGACGGCTATCACGGCCTGAGGAACGAACACGGCCTGAAGACTGACAGTATCGAGATAGTAGACACAGAGAGACTGCCATATCCGCAGGCGCAACCACCGGCGCCAACGCCGAAGCGACCGGCGAGCGCCAACGACGAGGATGATCGCCTAATACCACAGGTCGACACGCATCCGCTCGAGTCCACGTGGCGGATCGCCTGGTCGCTGCACGTGTACGTCGCGGCGATTATGTTCACGCTCATGGCCTTGTACTCGATCTACAAGATCGTACGTTTCAACGAGGCAACGAATCTACTAACGCAGTCGTACTTCCTAGCCGTACATCTGCTACTGACCACAATCTGCACCTTGAGATGCTTCCACCTCTTCTACGACGCTTACAATCTCGGACACTCGCTGCCGGAGTCATTGTCCAGGGTGCTGATGTACCTGCCGGCACCGCTCTTGTCCACGGCGTTCGCCACTCTAATGTTGTACCTCGCTCGGTGCTCGGAGGCACCCTCGCTTAACAACAGCATTCTCTCGCCCGTCACGCTTGTACTTTCGTCCACGGTGCACATCGTGCTGTGCGTGTCCCTGCATGTGTCCGCGCATATGCTCGGCTATCAGGACGAGGCGAGGATTCTGCCGCTCATCTGTCAGTGCATCTATATTGTCGTCTGCGTCACCTTAGGCCTGTGCTACATGTACGTGTACCGCGTGGTACGTTTGCAGATCCACATGGCTAGCAATAAGGCGGCCGGCGCGAATCATATGATGGGCGCCGATCCTACCACGGTGGCTCTCAGCACTGCCATCACCACCACTATCGCCACCGCTTTGCTGTTCATTCTCATGGGCTTCGTGCAGCTTTATGGGATATTCGGCGTCCAGGAACGTCCGCCACAGTATCCGTGGCTCTGGTGGGGCTGGCAGTTCTCCGTCAGACTGCTAGAGCTGTCCGTTTGTGGTCTTCTGGCCTGGGTCGCCAGCCTGTCCCAGTATCCGTTGCGCGAGAAACAGATGCAGCAACACTCGGCACACTCGGGCTTTGCTCTGTTCCCCTGCGGCAGTTCCACCTCCACGGAAAACATGGACGATGTACTCTACCCCGCTATATGCAGCACCAACCAAGCGATTCAAAATTATACCATGAGAACGGGAAAGCAAGTTTACGACGATAGTTTTCCACTGAATACTTTGCCCGAGCATTTGAACATATCag GTACCTTTGAGAGACATTCCATCCGCAAGTCAGGTACGATGGGCCACTTTCCTCACGAAGGTCGGGGTTCCTTGAGTCGCCACGGTAACGGCATACAGACTCTAAGAAACTCGGAAACTCGCGGGAGGCATACGCCCGTTCAAGGCCTACACGAACAAGCTCCGACCAGCGGCTCGACGATGCTAGTCGCCGAGGACGGCTTCGTTAGGTTCCGGAGTCTTGGTGCGGAGGAGGACGAGCTGTCCGATACGCAGAGCATGGTCGGCACTCACGGCAGGGGAAGCTCGCTCGCCGGTAGCGTTAGATACAACGCGAGGCATCCCACGGTACAGCATCAGCATCCCCATCAGCATCAGCACTCGTTGCAGCAACACTCGCATCCGAGTCAGCATCAAACCCACCACCAACTTTACAACAACACATAA